In uncultured Fretibacterium sp., the genomic window ATGTCCGGCAGAGGGAGCCCCTCGGGCTGGGGCATGCCGTGCTGTGCGGGGAGCCCTTCTGCCGCGGGGAGTACTTCGGCGTCGTGTTGCCGGACGACGTCTTCGTCGGGGATGTACCGGTCATGTCGCAGCTGATCGACGTCCATAAGAGGCTGGGGGGGACGGTGGTCGCGCTGGAGCGCGTGCCCCGCGGGGACGTGTCCCGCTACGGCATCGTCAGGTCGGAGGAGGTCGAGGGGGGGATTCATCGCATCCTCGACATGGTGGAGAAGCCCTCCGTGGACGAGGCGCCCGGCGAGTACGCCATCATGGGACGCTACGTCCTCTCGCCGTCCGTGTTCCCCCTGCTGGCGGAGGGGCGCCTGGGGGCGGGCGGCGAGATCCAGCTGACCGACGCGCTGCGCCGGCTTGCGGAGACGGAGCCGGTCTGGGGGGTCGTCTATCGGGGCCGCCGGTTCGACTGCGGAACCCAGAAGGGCTGGCTTGCCGCCAACGTCCAGCTGGCCCTCGAGGACCCGGAGCTGCGGAAGGTCGTCCTGGACGTCGTGAAGGCGTCCCAATGAGCGCTCCCGGCGGAGGAGATTCCGGATCGGACCCGGGACGGCGATGAGACGAACGGCGGAGGTTCCCGTGATGGAGGCTCCGCCGTTTTCAATACGCACAGGAATGAACTTATCGACTCTTATGCTGGGATAGAGTCATAAGCATGACAAGTACTCCGCAACCCCGTCCAGCTCGGGATACATGTACGGCTTGGTGATGCCCAGCTTCTCCAGGTCCCTGAACGTGATGCTGGGGGCCAGTTTGATTTTGTACACCTTTCGGATGGGGCTTCGGTCCCGCGTCCAGTTTGCGCTGTCCAGCACCCTGATCGGCTCAGCGTGGTTATCCGGGGCCAGGCCAAAAAGCAGCAACGCTCCTTTTTGTCCTCGTATCCGCCGGCTTGTGTACTTGGGTTTGACGCAGAACACCGAAAAAATATGCTGTGGATCGATGATGGGTTCAAAATGGGGTTTTTCGTCCCGTATCTCATGCAGCAGAAACTTGACGCTTTGCGTTTCGTTGAAGGCATCCTTGTTTTTGAGAAAAGTCTTGGCATCTTTATGGAGACGGGCTTTGGACTTTTCGATTGGGGAACCGTCAGAGCTTTCCAACGGCAGGGCCGCGAGGTTGGAAAGCACGCTGACGGAGTCGGAGTCGTAAAACTTGATGGCGTTCTTCTCCACCTCAAACACGAAAATGACGGGAGAGGATGCCGTGTCTCTTTTGCCTTCTTTCCTCATTCTTTCCTGCCCGTCCAGGGCGAAATAGAGAGAGCTCAGGATGTCCTCGCTGATATCCAGCAGTCTGGTAGGGGCCTTGTGGTGCTGCATCCGCGCCAGCCTGTCGAAGACCGTCCTGTCGTCAGTAAACTCATGGTCGTTGAAACGCTGCATCTCACGCAGGATGATGTGTTCGTGCTCCAGCTTTTCCCTGTTCCGATAGACGAAGGGGACACAGGCAGTGTCGCCGTAGTCCCTGGATTCTCCGCGAAAGTAAAGCACGTTCCCCTCGGCGGGGGACAGGCTCAGAATGTAATCGATGACTTCAGGAATGCTCCTGAGCGTGACGGGGGATTCCATATCCGCAGTCCGGGCCTTACGGCGCGGGAAACTGGAACCCGGTGAGGGAGTTGACTTTGCCGTTGGCGTCGATATCCAATTTGAGCAAGACCGATGTCTGCGACAACGCCGCCTGGATCAGGATGTTTTTGTTTTCCTCCGGTACGTTTTGGTTTTCCTCCGGTAACGGAACCTCAAAAGAGCCGTCGGTCAGGGCAATCAATCTGGCGTTGTTCGGGGTGTCCTTCTCAACGGCAACCGCAAACGCCCCATCCCGCGTTGTGTGCTCATAGTGGGGTGTGACGCGGAGGGTGTTCTTCCCTTTTGTCCACTCGTATGCGACGGTTCCCTTAAGTTCAAAAACAGGCATAGTGTACTCCTTTCTGCGCGCCTTTCCCAGGCAACGCGAAACCAAGAAAAGGCATTTCCTTACGCCTCTACAGAGCATGGTCGGCCCGGTCCTTTTCAAATGATGCCCAGAACAGCCAAGAGGAAGCTGACCAAGAGGATAATCCATCCCGGAGCCCCCATCGATCCGCAGACGACAGCGACAATGATCCACAGGACAAAATCGCTCATCGCAAGCCTCTCGAACTGCCAAAGCGTTCAGGACGATGCAGCAAACCCCGGAGTGCTGAAATCGCAGGAATAATGGGCATTTTCAGCACCGGGAATTTTCTCACCAAAACCGGAAAGAGTCCAGCCATGATGTTGCACAGGCTTTCTCCAGCTCGTCAGCGAAGGCAAGAAGCTCGGGTTTATTTCTGTTTGTTTTCCGATAGTTACCCAACACTAACTTCACACGATTCTCAGGAGGGGTCACTCCAGTTTTTTTCAAAAAATTGATAAGATCTATGGAATTTTCCACAATTATTTTTGTCTTTTGTGCATCATAAGTATCCTTCTGGCTTTCATTATGGATTTCATCCAGACAATCCGATAACACGCGTTCCATGAGAGAACTGTTCAGTTTTATCCCCGCTTTTGCAATCAGGGTAACTTTCTCCCTTCCTTTGTATCCAGGTTTTTTGTACTCTTCATCAA contains:
- a CDS encoding FRG domain-containing protein; protein product: MESPVTLRSIPEVIDYILSLSPAEGNVLYFRGESRDYGDTACVPFVYRNREKLEHEHIILREMQRFNDHEFTDDRTVFDRLARMQHHKAPTRLLDISEDILSSLYFALDGQERMRKEGKRDTASSPVIFVFEVEKNAIKFYDSDSVSVLSNLAALPLESSDGSPIEKSKARLHKDAKTFLKNKDAFNETQSVKFLLHEIRDEKPHFEPIIDPQHIFSVFCVKPKYTSRRIRGQKGALLLFGLAPDNHAEPIRVLDSANWTRDRSPIRKVYKIKLAPSITFRDLEKLGITKPYMYPELDGVAEYLSCL
- the galU gene encoding UTP--glucose-1-phosphate uridylyltransferase GalU, with protein sequence METQEMREVRREDKTKEEKAKVTKCLFPVAGLGTRFLPVTKEIAKEMLPLVNRPIISYGVEEALASGCSDIIMITGRAKRSIEDYFDRSFELEQLLKARGKDELHDMVVGISNLAEILYVRQREPLGLGHAVLCGEPFCRGEYFGVVLPDDVFVGDVPVMSQLIDVHKRLGGTVVALERVPRGDVSRYGIVRSEEVEGGIHRILDMVEKPSVDEAPGEYAIMGRYVLSPSVFPLLAEGRLGAGGEIQLTDALRRLAETEPVWGVVYRGRRFDCGTQKGWLAANVQLALEDPELRKVVLDVVKASQ